AGGGTTGTCAACTTTGGAGCCAGATTGCCACGCTCAAATCTCAGTGCTGCTGCTAGCTAGCTGTGTGCCCTGATCAATGTTCATGACCACCCCATACCCAAGTTTCTTTATTAAATGGCTTAAAAATCCCATCTCTTAACTTGCCATGGCAATTAAATTCTAAGAAAGAAGTCTAGCAAATACTAGACAGGTGTTTCTTAAAAGGATTTACTTAGTGGTTGAAGATTTAAGGGTGGATGAGTTCACccaaatagaaaatggaaaaaaagaagaaaaaaaaaaagaaaaaaaaaaaaacacaaggagaGAGAGCTCTAAGGAATGTTAGCTCAACTTAGGCACTCTGGCTACAAAAATAATACCACACAACTCCAGCTCTCAAGAGATGTATAATTCTATGGGAAAGACAGTGAAACTTCTGTAATTGAGGCATGAGAACAGTGTGATAGTAAAACATGTGAagatgtggggggggggagtttttttaaaaagagacaaaatctCTCTCCATGCATTGTCTCCAGTTCTTTGGCAGAAGTtgtaaatggaaaagaaagataagaatGAGAGAGACATGATTCTACTTCTATTAGAATAAGCATACAAAAATAATGACTGGTGATGTGCCTGTAGGTTTCTTCATCATCTTAGTCTAGAGTGAACTTCCAGTGTCACCTTCAAGGACAGTCACATAAGACTGGGAGACATCAGGGTAGGAGTGAGGTGCTGCCTATAACAGACTCTGCAGTTGGAACTGagtagaaatacacacacacacacacatacacaagcctGAAAACCACTGTTTCATGCAGAACAATTACATTCAACTATGGTTGAATATTTCTTTCCTGCTATTTAtagcttcttccttccctttgttAAAGTTTCCAGTGATGTCACATTGCACAGCCTTGGGAGGATATGTTGACTCCTGCCCACTCAGACCCATTGCCTGCAAAGGGCAATAAGCACCAGGATATGCTCAGGAAAGGAAGACAAACTCCCAGGAAGCCTCAGAGGACTAGTCAATAGAGGTAGCATCAGGCTAGGCTCATGCTGAATGATCATGACCTGGAGATGGacaggtggcagagccaggtTGCCAGGCTCAAACTGCAGGCAGAAAGAGTTACATGACCCTGCCCAAGTCCTGGTGGTTGGGGAGGAAGAATAGGAGAGAAGTGGGGTCTTCAACATTCTCAGAAGGGGAGAAATACTGGCTATGGTTGCATGCTATTAAAGTCTATATACAGTATCCTATCAaagacaaagatttttttctttttccatcaacttcATTTACAGTTCCACCAATGCTTTGCACATAGTACAGAAGATACCGCTGTGTCCATTTCACCAATGAGGAAATATGCTCACAAATGTTAAGTAAAATATACAATGTCACAGAGCTGCCTACTTTCTGAGATGGTGCTAGATTCTTATGTCTCATGCTTTCTCCTTCTTAGTGATTAAAAGAGTACCAGACTTTATGCTAGAAAGTCTGTATTTGAAGCctgatcattttttttcattttttttattttttatttatttgacagttagagttacagacagtgagagagagacagagagaaaggtcttccctctgctggttcactcaccaattgactgcaatgggcggagctgcaccaatctgaagccaggagccaggcgcttccttctggtctcccgcacgagtgcacttgggccatcctccactgccctcccaggccacagcagagagctggactggatgaggagcaactgggactagaacccggtgcccatatgggatgccggcaccgcaggcggaggattaaccaagtgagccatggcgctggcccccaaaacctGATCATTCATTACGTTAGGCAGAAGGTAACTGCTCTGAGCCTTAACTTTCCTATCTATATCATCTGTATATGATCAGATATTATAGATATTATAGACCTAACCCACAGCTTCCTTGGAAATTTAAATAAGATAATCAAAAGGAAAGTATCTATAacagatgaaaacaaatattagAGAAGCAATATATTTTGTCCACTCAAATACACATTGGTGCCCCAAAAACTGTTCAAAGACACAGGCAATGTATTCTTACATTTTCCTAGAAAAGGAGGGCCTTGCACATAGACATCCTCAACTCATATTGTAAATTAATGAGAAACAAAGATAACTTCATTGGAATTCATCTGTGTGAACATCATAACCTTTTGGGAATCAGACAGGTGTTGACTTTCCCCAGTAAGAACCCAGTGAGGTGCCTAGAGTAAGAGGCAGCTCAAAACACAGAATCAAAAAGACTGGATGAAGTGTGTGCATTACATGGGGCAatggaagaaagagacagagggaagttGAGGACAGAACAAGAAAAGGATATAGTTATTAatgtaaataattctttaatgaTGTCTCCTAGCAAGAGAGTGCAAGGTGAgaaaacaaattcctagaaataaGAGAACAAGAGCTTAGCTATATTGACAGGGCAAGAAAGTGCAAGGACAGGATTGTAAAGCATGTAAGTAAGAGTATCAGCATTGAGGCAAAGCAAGTTAAactaccacttgcaacactggcctTCCATATCAAGGTCCCagttaagttccagctgctccacttccaacccagtttccttctaatgcacctatGAAGACAGAGGataacagcccaagtgcttgggtccctgggagacctggatggagttccaggttcctgacgtTAGCCTGGTCAAACCTCAGTTGATATGGGCATTTAGGGgttgaaccaatgaatggaagactcattctctctctctctctctctctctctctctctctccctccctccctccttcccttcctccctccttctctctctcttcctccttcccttcctccctccttctctctctctccctccctccctccttccctccctccctccctccctctctctctctcccctctgtttctctacctttcaaacaaataaatagacctttaaaacTAAAAGGAGAGGATTGGATTGTTCCAAGTTAAGAGCAGTGCTACCTCGGACCCCTTCTGCCTGCAAAGAGAGGCTGCGTTATGCTCAAAGCTCATTGCCTGATCCAAGAACAAAACTGTAACTCGGAAAATAGACCTAATGATCTAGCACCAGTGGACCATGGGCTCCTTCAATCAAGTGACCTTCACTGATTATCTCCATGGTAACAACTCACATCCCAAACTGTTCCTTCCTGTGTGGGAGGAAACATTTCAGAAACGGGAGAAAGCAGACTTTAACAGTGGTTTTTCTCTCTTCTGACCCTTCTCCTTTGGCAAATTGTGTCCTTTCTCTGAACAGTGCAGTCTCCTGAGGAAATGGTCCCCAGAGAGGATGTTTCTGTGACTTTATTTGCAGATGCATGCCCaggactcatttttaaaaagtagacaaTGAGAGctgttttattttcatgtgaCACTCAGTGCTTTGCAGGGCACTTCACCATGCTGTTCGTGGACAGCTCTCCAAAGAGAAGGCCAGCTTGATAGAGGTCTCACTTGCCCCAGAACTACAGAGCAACTCGGTAGCAGAGTTGACTTTGAAAGCCAGATATCACAAGGCTTagcccctcccctcttcttttcttccctaCCTTGCTGCATTCCAGCCCCATACTGAACCACCATTCTAGTCAACTGACTGACATGTCTCCTTCCAACCCTAGATTCGTCCTAAGTCTCATGATATACCTTCTGGTTTTCTCCAGCATGGTGTCCAGACTTTAAAATGAAGAGgatgggctggcaccatggctcacttggctaatcctccacctgcagcaccggcaccctgaggttctagtcccagttggggcaccggattctgtcccggttgctcctcttccggtccagctctctgctgtggcccaagaaggcagtggaggatggcctaagtgcttgagccctgcacccacatgggagaccgggagggggtgcctggctcctggcttcagatcggcacagtgccggccgtagcagccatttagaggatgaaccaacggaaggaagacctttctctctgtctcttgctctctcactaactctgcctgccaaaaaaaataaattaattaataaaataaataaaaataaacaaaatgaagggGATGGGGTAAGCATTTGGTGTAGTTGTGAAGTCACTGCTTAAGGCACTAGTATCCCATGTTAGAgttcctgagttcaagttctggctgccttctgattccagtttccagctaatatgcgctctgggaggcagcaagtgatggttcaagggggtgtgttcctgccactcacgtgggagatccagatgagttctcagctcctggtttcagcctggcccaatcttggcttcagccttccccagccctgactgttgtttgcatttggggagtggaccatagAATAggatctctccccccccccacccccatttcctgcttcactctccctttcaaataaagtaaataaaaagttaaattaagGGTATGGAGCAAATACATGCTTTATCTAGACTTGgagaataaaatacattttaaactctGTTCTGTCTGTTCCACAATGTCTAGGGTCAGAACAGCATTTTACAGGATGATGAATGACCCTGCACTGGCTAAGCCCTGGAAGTGCACGTCTGACCACGAAACCCTCCAATCACAGCTCTGAAATGCACCATGGGGTCCACTTTCCAACCAGGACCATGAGCCAAGAGCCTTCATTCCTTGGCTCTGCTTCAGCCTTTCCCGGTAGTTTTGATCCCATGATTCTGTCcacaaaagaaatcttttttttttttctgcagcatCCCTGACTGCCTCTGACGTACAAAGGTGTAATTAGAACAGCATGGAGCAAGCAGGATGATCCATTTACCTCATCCCTTCACATTtaagtgcttttaaaatatgtttctaatatcctaggtgcaggggccaaattCCCTTCTCAGTTTTTCACATGCATGAGTAAATCCACACAGACCAAACCCCTTGGGCCTTAGGTTCTGCTtagaagttctttaaaaaaaaaagaaagaaagaaaacaaatattccaTTAAAACGACATAGTGTACTCTGAATATTTTTAGGACAATTAGAGTTTAGAATTCCCTCTTCTTCCGCCCATGCTAACAAGAAATCTTTCTTAACCATTTCCTTACCAAGAATGACAACAGTAAACTGGAATAAATTaaagggttttcttttcttctcatcTTACATTATAGAAGTGTCAACCAGTGGAGTGTGATCCAAGGTATTATTTGGGAAGGGTCCAGGCTCCCCTATACCATTGCCAGATAAATCCTTTAGGTAGATAATTATTTGTGAGTCTATTGGAAACATTGACTTGAACCCAAAAAACAGCTCAGAAGAAACAAGGAAACATAAAAGGAAGAacatttttccatctgcttgtgtCAAAGTGGCTCAGGAGTTTGGGTAATTTTCTTTAGCACTTTTGATCATGTAAAGAAAATTGCAAAGGAAAGGCCACAGCAGGTGGGACATGCCTCAGCCAGTAGCAAGAGATACAGCAAGGCCAAGTGGGAGGGCCTGGGAAGAAACAGGAGCAGactgggagaggaaggggaggggtctCAACCCATGGACCTGGCATTTCAGGGCATTCTTGAATTGCTTTATATACAGTGACATCCCGCCTGGCATGCTAGGACCATGTGGATAATATTTGCCAAGCCAACCAGCAAATCCAGTGTTTTCTTGCAACCCAGTTTGGTGCAACCTCTTACCACCAGTTGCCATGTCAGTACACTTGCAAGCCCAAAGCCTCCACagctacaaaatttaaaaaaaaaaaaaaaaaaaaaaaaagttgatgtgaGACCATCTGGTACTTATTTCCCATTCATTGCAAAGCATATCAaaggatgcaaaaaaaaaaccatacccCATTTACCCCACTGCTGAGGTAGAAGTCACATAAACCTtcagaagcttctggcttagAAGATGAGCAAAATCCAGTGGGCTTGGAgagtatttctgtgatatctcaTAAACTGAgagttaaacttttaaaaataatgataataataagagAACAAGACTTCCCAGggaaatgtgtttatttaaattaaaaaatattgtgaaacTTACAAACTGTTAAATACAAACAACAATTCTATACAACTCAATAGAATAAGAAGGAAGTCTATACATCACGTTTTAATAGGCGCAGATAGACTACGCCAAACTTCAGGATTAAGCAATGGAAAATGTGACAACGCACATGTCCGTCGCAGTAAAGTTTCAGAATTCAAGTGATTCCAGGCAAGGGGCCAAACTTAACTTGGCTTCTTTCAACTTAAACAGCCCCCTTTGGAGTAAATCCACACGCTGAATTTTAAAGTGAACGGAGGGCCATTTTCCCCAAACATAAATCTCCTCTAACTCTGTGTCAAAGTGAACCGATAAACCAGCTCCTACACTGTTAACCCTTCCTTGGGAGCAGTCATTACTGATGGGTCTCCAAGGCAGGGAGAGTTCtggggcttttatttattttttaaaggcatttttttttaactagaattAAGTTTGACATTTTGGTGTGTTGTGCTTCCTTTTTATCTTCAGCGGCCTCCAAGATCTGCTACAAAGATATCGACCACAACAATACTGGAGACACCGGCGTGCGGTTCTGAGTGCTTTGATTTAGACCCCTTTTTCCCTTTGCTGGGGGCGTGACCATCCCAACACTCAGAGAACCTTGCAGAAAAAATATGGTATCCGTCTCTGGCTCGATCCTAGGAAACGCAGAGCAGGGCTGGGTTGCTGACTTGCCCTGAACTGCTCATTACATGTGTTCTGAGTGTCTCCAACTGCTCCTTTAAATCAGCAGATTCTAGACTAACTGGCCAAGGGGAACTATTTGGTCCAAGCTTCCTCACACCAAGCCATGGAGGATTTATCACACGGTCCTAAAATCTGAAGacaccctcccagccccctgggaCTTCAGCCTCATGAAGGCAGTGAGCCTCTTGATGACATGCCCAGGACCACACAGGCAAACGAGCGTCAGGGCCCGTGATCAGGAAGCACAGAACTTGGCCCCCAGTTTTGTGCAGACGCCGCCTGAGAATGCCCTTCCAGGTCTCAGCTACGTGACGAAATCCCACAGTGGGAGGCCCTCAGTTATATCCTCTCCCAGCTCAGAAAAACCAGGCTGGGAAAATGAGCAGCAGCAGAGCTAACAGTCTGGCCTTGTTCAACCCCACCATTACCCCTTCTGGAAAGATCCAGAAGATGCTAGATGGTCACACGTCAGAGAGTTCAAGGTCGTAGGTGAGACAAATGGACAAAACAGCAGATCATCTCTTACAACTTCAGCCCAtgttaacagtttttaaaagttgcTTTTCTCTCCCACTACACCATGCACATGGGCTGAATTCAGATGTCTGGCTCTCTCCCACCAAAAATCTTCCATCAAAATGTCCCCCTTTAGTCCAAAAGACCCCAAAAGAAGCTGGTTAACTCACTGTGAACTAATGTCACTGGTACACAGTAGAGATACTTAGAGCCAATCAGATCTAGAACAAAGCTCTAGGCAAATTAGCAAATCAAAACTAGTCCCTCAGCATGCCCTGGGCACAGCCAGATGCTGCAGGAGTTACCCAGGACAACGACAAGTACATCATCTGGCCAAATTCTGAACAGGAACGCCATCACCCAGGCCCCAAAGTCAACGCACACACTGCACGACTTCGGGGCTTTTTCAGGGGTGGACCCAGACCACGGGCACTTGGAGGACGCGGCCGGAGCCTTGTCCGTCACCCCGCCCTGACTCAAGGGCTTGCTGAGGTCTCTTCAAAGTGGCAGCTGCACTGCAGAAGCGAAACCAGACACTGGAAAACTGTCTTTCCTCTCAGGGTGCTGGCTGATGGAGCCGACTGCAGACGTCCGGGGGTGCTAGGAATTCTGATGGATATTCTCCGAGGAGCCTTCGCTGCTCTCATTGAGGGGCGTCTCCGACGTCTCCTCCAGCTCGTcatctgccccctcctcctgaATGGTGAGGTGCACATCTGGGGAGGAGGACTCGGAGCTCACGCTGTCCCCTTCCATGGAGCAGAGGGTGCAGGACAGCGCAGGCGCCACGCTCTCCTGTAACACGTTCAGCATCATGGGCACCTGCACCGACCTCAGACCAGACACCACGGGCAGCGGCTTCATGGCCTCCCCCCAGAGCCTCTCCTCATCTTTGtacagcagcaggaggctggacttcTTCTCCCGCCTCTTGGATTTCATGTAGCCCAGCATGATCCCAATCAAGAAAATGCCATAGAAGGACATGACAACCAGAATGTAAAAGTATTCATTGCCAttgccgctgccgccgctgctgGGCACATGGGACTCGAGGGGGCTGCTGGAGGCCACGGTGCCGGGGTGTGTGCTGTTCAGAGGCTCCATCTTCGGCCTTGAAAGGCTGCCCAAGGCCAGGACCTGGGGAGAAAGCTGCAGGTTAGAGCTCTCCTACAGATCCGTgagctgggaggagggcaggcgTGAGGCTTGTGGAAATGCAATGTCAAAAAACGCTTCTGAGTGAATGAAAGGAACAGCGTGAGAAGCCCCATCAAACAGTTAACAGGGTTATCCAAGAGGACTCGGAGTGCATGGGAGGAAGGCTGGGGTGGTGAAGAGTCAGGAGGACTTTCATTTTTTAGTGCATACTCGGTACATGCCTGTCCTACACGAATTTTATAAAGTAAGCATGcagcactttaaatatttttttaatttaatgtaagACAAAGGagcatagaaaaaaaataaatactaccgttacaataatataataaatctttgaaataggAACAGAAACGAAGTGCACATTTTGCTTCTAaaacttaaaactatttttaactcAAAGCAAAGTTTTCCtagaacaaagaaatgaaacagaaaaaaaaggaaagaaggaactcTCCATCTGTAAATTGTTAGAAATACTCCTCTTCCAAATATATCTGAAGCGAAGTAGCATTGCTAACTTACCAAAAGCTGACGACTCGTCCCAAGCCCTGAATTCCTAAATGGTCAAGTCCAAGAGCGTTCCTCCTCTGCGTCTGGCTCCCCGCTCTGACAGCTCTGTTGCTGCAGTTGGGATATATAGTCAAGAAATGCATCGTCACGTGTTCTGGGAGGAAAATTTACAACAGAGGTTGATCGTGGCAGCGTGAGCAGTGGACTCAAAGCACTGCAGTTCAACTCCGTGAACTTTGCAGCTGTGAAAAGAAAACGCCCGGGAGGTGGGAACTGCTCCTCACGCCACTGTGCTGAGCAGAGTTTTCAGGTGGCTGTGAAAATgagggaaaagaggagaaaagaacaTGCAAAGTTGGAACCGTTACCCCAAAGCCCACTCTCATTGAAAGTTAGTTCATGCTTCAATCCCCCTCTAGAGGAATAGCCATTCTGGGCTTTCAGAAGCAGTCAAACCCCTAGTCTGAAAGAAAGACCGTAGGAGGCCAGTGTGGGATTTACAGTCAAGAAACTAGGGATTAAGTTTCAGCTCTTTGACTAACTATGCAAATCTGAGCACTCCTCCCTTAACCTTTCTGCTCCAGACCCTTGATCTATGAAGTTGTTGGACATGGGGGGGCTTCAGCTGGTAGAAGTATGTGAACCAGGTGACCTTCCTTGTCCTAATCAGCTTAACCTATCTGTGATAAGATTTCACAGGTTGTGTGGCTAGTGCAGGTTGGCCCTTTAGAAGCACAGAGAGATTTTACCTGTCGTCCACATTGAACTCACAAATCtattttttggtaaatatttttaaaatctccaagAGCATTCTTGATAGTCTGTGTGAAATGGGAACATGTCATGGTGAAAGATGCTACGGAGAGGTTTTGTTCTACTGCACAGTTCATGCACAGTGCTTCTCTGCAGCTCACCAGAGACCACTCACACATCTCTGCTGTCTCTGGCAGGTCAGGTGAGAACAGGAATTCTTCTGGACAGCAACAGAGCACAGTGCAAGTTTTGAAAGCCTAGGTAGACCCTGTGTTACAGGACTGCTCTGATCCAAGTTGGAAGAGGAATTGAACACTTTGATGCTAGTCCTGTTTCCTCGGATGTTTATTCTCAGGGGCTCCTGTTCTAAGTGGAAGTAAACTGGGAAGCTCTGCTGACTCCAGTTGTCCATGGCTAATGGACTGCAGCCAGACTGTTTTCCAGTTGACTCTAAAGGAAACACCTCTTGCAGTCCTGCTGTTGTTAAAATGAAGCTGAGGAAGGCAGCTCAGCATCCCACAAACTTGTCTGGAACATCCacaacccaggcactgcaactTCACGGCTGAGAGCTGGATTAGCATCTGACTTTAACCCCTGTGGAAAATTTGCAAGAGGAGCACTCACTGCTGTTTTTCCCACTGTACTCTTACCTAAAGTTTTGGGCTATGTTCACTCATAAATCCTAAGTTGGCACTGAAGTACCAACCATTCCTATACCATAAATACTCATAGAGTGGAACCAAGATGTCTTCATAATTTATCAGTCTTTGAAAAGCTCTATGGCCACCTTGACCAGAGTTGACTTGGCCTTTACAACCTGCCTCTGCCATAAGCACTGGCATATATCCATCTTCATCTCAACTCATAGTGCATGTCTGGGACACAAGACCCAGACAGGCCCATGAGAGTGTTGTTGGTTATGTGCCTTGAGATGTATGCCATCACCCAGGATTTTCAAGTAGCGTTGCTACAGTTTGAACATGATTTGTCCCCCAGAACTCATGCAGACATTGAAACTCCAAAGTCTCATGCTAATGGTTAATGGATGAATGCCAATGGTTGCAGAATTAAGGATGGATGTTTGATCCAACAACTATGGTGTCTGGCAGGTGGACCTACTGGGAGGTTTTCAGGTTATTGGTAGCTTGTGTTGGGAAGTTTGTTCTCAAGAGGGTTGATTATATAAGATGAGCATTGCCCTGTTTCCTGGCCCACCATGTGATCTGCTCTCTGTATGCATTCTGCCATGGGGGCCACTCAATCTTGGACTATGTACCTCCAAAGCCATGAGCAGAAGGaaactttcttcttttaataGTAGCTTCTTTCCAGCATTTAGTTAAAGTAGTGAAAGTTAATTAACACAACTGTGAATAACAAGCTTTgaggaggcagaaaggagaggagaatgGGGGCTACCAGACTCAAAGAGTAGGAAGTACAAAGCTTGGTGCCAGGAAGCAAAGCAGGCTGAAGTTTCAAACAAAGTGCCCAAACAAGCCAAAAGTCCAAAGACAGTAAAACCAAGGAAAAGCTGGGGTACAGGGACAAATGTAGAATAAATTCCTAAGGAGAGAGCGAGTCTTAGACATAGGGAGAACACCATCCATTGCCAGAGTCAGGGAGGGAACATCTCAGGTGACATGCTGCCGGATGCCTGCTTGATGTCCTTGCTGTCTCTGATTCTCACTGGTTCCATGACAGGTGATAAATGAAATCATTTCAGTAAAGCCCCTAGCACTGTCTGACAGAAGGTGAGGGCTCAATTTACACTTCTCGTATCCATAGATGAGGGTGCCCTGTTGCTACCGTGGGCTTTAGACTTCTTGCTGATACGCTTGCACCTGTTGCCAGAATGCTcattgcttctctttctcttttcaatcACCCCCAGGAATGAAATTTAAGATGTGGGGCTTGTAAATTCATGACACATGGCTCAATCTTCTCCCCAACCCGCATTCAGGACACTGTTGTGCTAATTATGGCAGTGAATAATGGCATAAATAACAAAAAGGGCAGGAAGCACATCTAGAAAGTATACACCATCTGGGAGATGATGGAGGCACGCAAGACTGAACCACTGAATCTGCTC
Above is a window of Oryctolagus cuniculus chromosome 3, mOryCun1.1, whole genome shotgun sequence DNA encoding:
- the KCNE4 gene encoding potassium voltage-gated channel subfamily E member 4, producing the protein MEPLNSTHPGTVASSSPLESHVPSSGGSGNGNEYFYILVVMSFYGIFLIGIMLGYMKSKRREKKSSLLLLYKDEERLWGEAMKPLPVVSGLRSVQVPMMLNVLQESVAPALSCTLCSMEGDSVSSESSSPDVHLTIQEEGADDELEETSETPLNESSEGSSENIHQNS